A single region of the Pseudomonas sp. GGS8 genome encodes:
- a CDS encoding D-alanyl-D-alanine carboxypeptidase family protein — MNITTFAKRLCLLVPLLLSPAAFAVEMMPSPPQLAAKAYVLMDASSGNVLVENNGDQRLPPASLTKLMTAYIATLEIRRGQIGENDPVTVSENAWRTGGSRMFIKVGSQVTVSDLLHGIIIQSGNDASVALSEHIAGSEDAFADLMNKTVADLGMTNSHFMNPTGLPNPEHYSSAHDMAVLARAIIHEDPAHYAIYSQKEFFWNGIKQPNRNLLLWRDKTVDGLKTGHTDEAGYCMVSSAVRDGMRLIAVVFGTNSEVARAAETQKLLTYGFRFFETQTFYQKGAELAQAPVWKGTTNQVKAGLAEDLTMTLPKGQLKKLAASMTMNPQLVAPIAKGDVIGKVEVKLDDKVVHSADLIALDAVDEGGIFRRMWDSIRLFFYGLFN; from the coding sequence ATGAACATCACCACCTTTGCCAAACGCCTGTGCCTGCTAGTCCCGCTGCTTCTCTCACCCGCGGCTTTCGCGGTCGAGATGATGCCGTCGCCACCGCAACTGGCCGCCAAAGCCTACGTACTCATGGACGCCAGCAGCGGCAACGTGCTGGTAGAGAACAACGGTGACCAGCGTCTGCCGCCGGCCAGCCTGACCAAGCTGATGACCGCGTACATCGCGACCCTGGAAATCCGTCGTGGCCAGATCGGCGAAAACGATCCGGTGACCGTCAGCGAGAACGCCTGGCGTACCGGCGGTTCGCGGATGTTCATCAAGGTCGGCTCGCAAGTCACCGTCAGCGACTTGCTGCACGGCATCATCATTCAGTCGGGCAACGACGCCAGTGTTGCGCTCTCCGAGCACATCGCCGGCAGCGAAGACGCATTCGCCGACCTGATGAACAAAACCGTTGCTGATCTGGGCATGACCAATAGCCACTTCATGAACCCGACCGGCCTGCCGAACCCGGAGCACTACTCGTCGGCTCACGACATGGCCGTGCTGGCTCGCGCGATCATCCACGAAGACCCGGCTCACTACGCGATCTACTCGCAGAAAGAGTTCTTCTGGAACGGCATCAAGCAGCCTAACCGCAACCTGCTGCTGTGGCGCGACAAGACTGTCGACGGCCTGAAAACCGGTCACACCGACGAAGCCGGCTACTGCATGGTGTCTTCGGCCGTACGTGATGGCATGCGCCTGATCGCCGTGGTGTTCGGTACCAACAGCGAAGTGGCCCGCGCCGCTGAAACCCAGAAGCTGCTGACCTACGGTTTCCGTTTCTTCGAAACCCAGACCTTCTATCAGAAAGGCGCCGAGCTGGCTCAGGCACCTGTCTGGAAAGGCACCACCAATCAAGTCAAGGCCGGCCTGGCTGAAGACCTGACCATGACCTTGCCCAAAGGCCAGCTGAAAAAGCTTGCTGCCAGCATGACCATGAACCCGCAACTGGTTGCGCCTATCGCCAAGGGCGACGTGATCGGTAAAGTTGAAGTGAAACTGGACGACAAAGTGGTGCACAGTGCCGACCTGATCGCTCTGGACGCGGTCGACGAGGGTGGTATCTTCCGCCGCATGTGGGATAGCATCCGTCTATTCTTCTACGGCTTGTTCAACTGA
- the rodA gene encoding rod shape-determining protein RodA yields MRRRATLLQRLHIDGPLLILLLTLAAGSLFVLYSASGKSWDLLAKQATSFGIGLVSMIVIAQFEPRFMARWVPVGYVFGVLLLVVVDVMGHNAMGATRWINIPGVIRFQPSEFMKILMPATIAWYLSKRTLPPQLKHVGVSLFLIGLPFILIVRQPDLGTSLLILAGGAFVLFMGGLRWRWILSVIAAAVPVAVGMWFFIMHDYQKQRILTFLDPESDPLGTGWNIIQSKAAIGSGGVFGKGWLLGTQSHLDFLPESHTDFIIAVLGEEFGLVGICALLLIYLLLIGRGLVITAQAQTLFGKLLAGSLTMTFFVYVFVNIGMVSGLLPVVGVPLPFISYGGTSLVTLLSAFGVLMSIHTHRKWIAQV; encoded by the coding sequence ATGCGTCGCCGTGCGACGCTGTTGCAACGCCTGCACATCGACGGCCCGTTGCTGATCCTGCTGCTGACCCTCGCCGCTGGCAGCCTGTTCGTGCTGTATTCGGCCAGCGGCAAGAGCTGGGATCTGCTGGCCAAGCAAGCCACTTCCTTCGGCATCGGCCTGGTATCGATGATCGTCATCGCCCAGTTCGAACCGCGCTTCATGGCCCGCTGGGTGCCGGTCGGTTATGTGTTTGGCGTGCTGTTGCTGGTCGTCGTGGATGTCATGGGCCACAACGCCATGGGCGCCACGCGCTGGATCAACATTCCCGGGGTGATCCGCTTCCAGCCCTCGGAATTCATGAAGATCCTGATGCCGGCGACCATCGCCTGGTACCTGTCCAAACGCACCTTGCCGCCGCAGCTCAAGCATGTAGGTGTCAGTCTGTTTCTGATCGGGTTGCCGTTCATCTTGATCGTGCGCCAGCCCGACCTCGGGACTTCTTTGCTTATTCTCGCCGGTGGCGCGTTCGTTCTGTTCATGGGCGGCCTGCGCTGGCGCTGGATTCTCAGCGTGATTGCCGCGGCGGTGCCGGTGGCGGTCGGCATGTGGTTCTTCATCATGCACGACTATCAAAAGCAGCGAATCCTGACCTTCCTCGACCCCGAGAGTGATCCGCTGGGCACGGGCTGGAACATTATTCAGTCGAAAGCGGCCATCGGGTCCGGCGGCGTCTTCGGCAAAGGCTGGTTGCTCGGCACCCAGTCGCACCTGGACTTCCTGCCGGAAAGCCACACCGACTTCATTATTGCGGTGCTGGGTGAAGAGTTCGGCCTGGTGGGGATCTGCGCATTGTTGCTGATTTACCTGTTGTTGATCGGTCGCGGACTGGTGATTACCGCCCAGGCTCAGACATTGTTCGGCAAATTGCTCGCGGGCAGCCTGACCATGACGTTTTTTGTTTACGTTTTCGTCAACATCGGTATGGTCAGTGGCCTGTTGCCGGTGGTGGGGGTGCCGTTGCCGTTCATTAGCTACGGAGGAACTTCGCTGGTGACGCTGCTGTCAGCGTTTGGGGTTTTGATGTCGATCCATACCCATCGTAAGTGGATCGCACAGGTTTGA
- a CDS encoding DUF493 domain-containing protein: MTDTEVKAPKIEFPNVDYPVKVISDTGVGNKDKIIEIVKKHATINDERVDERQSTNGKYTTIQLHIVATDQDQLYNINSELRATGFVHMVL; the protein is encoded by the coding sequence ATGACCGATACCGAAGTAAAGGCACCTAAGATCGAATTTCCCAACGTTGATTACCCGGTTAAGGTGATCAGCGATACGGGTGTAGGCAACAAAGACAAGATCATCGAGATCGTCAAGAAACACGCGACGATCAACGATGAGCGCGTTGATGAGCGCCAAAGCACCAACGGCAAGTACACCACGATTCAGTTGCACATCGTTGCCACCGACCAGGACCAGCTGTACAACATCAACAGCGAACTGCGGGCTACCGGCTTCGTGCACATGGTGCTGTGA
- the lipB gene encoding lipoyl(octanoyl) transferase LipB: MPGTLGFRELGQMAYEPVWHAMQRFTNERGIDAADEIWLVEHPPVFTQGQAGKAEHLLLPGDIPVVQVDRGGQVTYHGPGQLVAYLLLDVRKLGFGVRDLVSRMEQCLIELLASYGVTASAKPDAPGVYVDGAKIASLGLRIRHGCSFHGLALNVDMNLEPFRRINPCGYAGLAMTQLRDHAGPIEFAEVSARLRAQLVKHLDYAEQTTLTGGID, translated from the coding sequence ATGCCTGGCACGCTGGGCTTTCGCGAACTCGGCCAGATGGCTTACGAGCCAGTCTGGCATGCCATGCAACGCTTCACCAACGAACGCGGCATCGATGCCGCCGACGAGATCTGGCTGGTGGAACACCCACCGGTGTTCACCCAGGGCCAGGCCGGCAAGGCTGAGCACCTGTTGCTGCCCGGGGATATTCCGGTGGTGCAGGTCGATCGCGGTGGTCAGGTGACTTACCACGGTCCGGGCCAATTGGTGGCCTACCTGTTGCTGGATGTCCGCAAGCTGGGGTTCGGCGTGCGTGACCTGGTCAGCCGCATGGAGCAGTGCCTGATCGAGTTGCTGGCCAGTTACGGCGTGACCGCATCCGCCAAACCGGATGCACCGGGTGTCTATGTCGATGGCGCGAAAATCGCGTCCTTGGGTCTGCGGATCCGCCACGGTTGTTCCTTTCATGGCCTGGCCCTGAACGTGGATATGAACCTGGAACCGTTTCGACGGATTAATCCCTGCGGCTATGCCGGGCTGGCGATGACCCAGCTGCGCGATCACGCAGGACCGATTGAATTTGCCGAGGTAAGTGCCCGGCTGCGCGCGCAGCTCGTCAAACACCTCGACTATGCTGAGCAGACGACCCTAA
- a CDS encoding septal ring lytic transglycosylase RlpA family protein, which translates to MRALPMNKPLKLMAFAALTVLVASCSTSRSPIQKSSTAVRSAPGLDINRAHKDGAPWWDVDVSRIPDATPTLHSGPYKANPYTVLGKTYFPLQESKRYVASGTASWYGTKFHGQNTANGEVYDLYGMSAAHKTLPLPSYVRVTNLDNNKTVILRVNDRGPFYSDRIIDLSYAAAKKLGYAEIGTARVKVEGIDPQEWWAQKGRPAPLMLNEPQVAQNAAPTVTASTGTVEQWTPPPQQHAAAVVPVQIDAKKNASVPASGQYLQVGAFANPDAAELLRSKLSGMVSAPVFISSIVRNQQTLHRVRMGPIGSPGEIQQVQNSVRLANLGSPSLVTAE; encoded by the coding sequence ATGCGGGCATTGCCTATGAATAAACCCCTGAAGCTCATGGCATTCGCCGCGTTGACGGTGTTGGTCGCCAGTTGTTCGACCAGCCGCTCGCCGATTCAGAAGTCCTCTACCGCCGTTCGTTCGGCCCCAGGCCTGGACATCAACCGGGCTCACAAGGATGGCGCACCCTGGTGGGACGTCGACGTATCGCGCATCCCGGATGCCACGCCGACCCTGCACAGCGGTCCTTATAAAGCCAACCCGTACACCGTGCTGGGCAAGACCTACTTCCCACTGCAAGAGTCCAAGCGTTACGTCGCTTCGGGCACGGCGTCCTGGTATGGCACCAAGTTCCATGGCCAGAACACCGCCAACGGCGAGGTGTATGACCTGTATGGCATGAGTGCCGCCCACAAGACCTTGCCATTGCCAAGTTACGTTCGGGTGACCAACCTGGACAACAACAAGACGGTGATTCTGCGGGTCAATGACCGTGGGCCGTTCTATTCGGACCGGATCATCGACTTGTCCTACGCGGCCGCCAAGAAGCTCGGCTACGCTGAAATCGGCACGGCGCGGGTCAAGGTCGAAGGCATCGACCCGCAAGAATGGTGGGCGCAGAAAGGTCGTCCGGCACCGTTGATGCTCAACGAGCCGCAAGTGGCGCAAAATGCCGCGCCGACCGTGACTGCCTCCACTGGCACCGTCGAGCAATGGACCCCACCGCCGCAGCAACACGCCGCGGCCGTTGTACCTGTGCAGATCGATGCAAAAAAAAACGCTTCTGTACCAGCCTCTGGCCAGTATCTGCAGGTGGGCGCGTTCGCCAACCCGGACGCTGCAGAACTCCTGAGATCGAAGCTCAGCGGGATGGTGAGCGCTCCGGTGTTCATCAGCTCGATCGTGCGTAACCAACAGACACTGCATCGGGTGCGCATGGGGCCGATCGGCTCTCCAGGTGAAATCCAGCAAGTGCAGAACAGCGTGCGGCTGGCCAATCTCGGTTCGCCGAGCCTGGTCACCGCCGAGTAA
- the mltB gene encoding lytic murein transglycosylase B, whose product MQVMRGWATRYAPWVGLVGILGSVQEALAGDYEGSPQVAEFVGEMTRDYGFAGEQLMGVFREAERKQSILDAISKPAERVKQWKEYRPMFITDARIARGVDFWRQHEAVLARAEQEYGVPAQVIVSIIGVETFFGRNTGNYRVIDALSTLGFDYPPRADFFRKELREFLLLAREEQVDPLTLKGSYAGAMGLPQFMPSSFRAYAVDFDGDGHINIWTNADDAIGSVASYFKQHGWVAGEPVVSRADVRGDQVDDGLTDGIEPTKTVGELRALGWSSHDALRDDMPVTAFRLEGDNGPEYWMGLTNFYAITRYNRSVMYAMAVHQLSEQLVQARGVK is encoded by the coding sequence ATGCAAGTAATGCGTGGCTGGGCGACTCGATACGCACCGTGGGTCGGCCTGGTGGGCATCCTTGGTTCCGTGCAGGAAGCATTGGCCGGTGATTACGAAGGTTCACCTCAGGTGGCCGAGTTCGTCGGTGAAATGACCCGCGACTACGGCTTTGCCGGTGAACAGCTGATGGGCGTGTTCCGCGAAGCCGAGCGCAAACAGTCGATTCTGGACGCGATCTCCAAACCCGCCGAACGCGTCAAGCAGTGGAAAGAATATCGCCCGATGTTCATCACCGACGCGCGTATCGCCCGTGGCGTGGACTTCTGGCGTCAGCACGAGGCGGTACTGGCCCGCGCCGAGCAGGAATACGGCGTGCCGGCGCAGGTGATCGTTTCGATCATCGGCGTCGAGACCTTTTTTGGTCGCAATACTGGTAATTATCGGGTGATCGACGCCTTGTCGACCCTGGGTTTCGACTATCCTCCCCGTGCCGATTTCTTCCGCAAGGAATTGCGCGAATTCCTGCTGCTGGCCCGTGAAGAGCAGGTCGACCCGCTGACCCTCAAAGGCTCCTACGCCGGGGCCATGGGGTTGCCGCAGTTCATGCCGAGCAGTTTTCGCGCCTATGCCGTGGATTTCGACGGTGACGGCCACATAAATATCTGGACCAACGCCGATGATGCCATCGGCAGCGTCGCCAGTTATTTCAAGCAACACGGCTGGGTCGCCGGCGAACCTGTGGTCAGCCGTGCCGATGTGCGCGGCGATCAGGTGGACGACGGGCTGACCGACGGCATCGAGCCGACGAAAACCGTCGGGGAGTTGCGGGCGCTGGGCTGGTCGAGTCATGATGCGCTGCGCGATGATATGCCGGTCACGGCTTTCCGCCTGGAAGGTGACAATGGCCCCGAATACTGGATGGGCCTGACGAATTTTTACGCGATCACGCGTTATAACCGCAGCGTGATGTACGCCATGGCTGTACATCAACTGTCTGAACAGCTGGTCCAAGCACGGGGCGTCAAGTAA